The Bacillus oleivorans genome has a window encoding:
- a CDS encoding ABC transporter permease — MSVEQTQMQAKSKWSRLTQSKYFIYVLISPLFLVLLAYVIYPFYQTFLQSLNGVEGGISGENYQRFFSLASTANLEALWTSVYISIISVITCAIVGVGMAFLMERYSFPGRKILSILVLFPMALPPLIGALSFTFLYGESGIIPRFFQALLNTEEVPFSLKGISGVIVVHTFTMYTYFYLTATAAIKELDPSLEEAATSLGAGRIRIWRKVILPMLTPAMVAASLLVFMISMASYTAPLMFGVERTMTMQIYLSRTNGNLDMAATQSTILSIVSISFLIIMKWYQGRRNYQNQSKGIGVHRTEVRSKWMKYSSMVLSTIGVIILILPILVIVLISFSVDGEWTVQIIPTAYTLDHYVALFTDERTWRPIWNSIQMSFVATIGNVIFGVAAAYAMVRMSFKGKTLLDVLIMVPWALPGTVVAVNLIAAFSEPTVFSFNQVLIGTFWILPLAYFVRHLPLVFRSTSASLMQMDQSIEEAARSLGASWWYTFRRVILPVTATGILAGTLLAFVQGIGEFVASILIYGVTTMPLSVAIFQKLYSFDFGTACAYGVLQIVLIIIVLFISEKISGGKAGAAM, encoded by the coding sequence ATGAGTGTAGAACAAACACAAATGCAAGCTAAGAGCAAATGGAGCCGTCTAACTCAGTCCAAATATTTTATCTACGTCTTAATTTCGCCGTTGTTTTTAGTGCTGTTAGCCTATGTTATTTATCCGTTTTATCAAACCTTTCTGCAAAGCTTGAATGGGGTAGAAGGCGGGATCAGCGGAGAAAACTATCAGCGTTTCTTCAGTTTAGCAAGTACCGCAAATTTAGAGGCGCTCTGGACGAGTGTCTATATTTCCATTATTAGCGTCATTACTTGTGCAATTGTCGGGGTAGGAATGGCCTTTTTAATGGAGAGATACAGTTTTCCCGGGCGAAAAATTTTATCGATATTAGTGCTCTTTCCTATGGCGCTTCCGCCGCTGATCGGGGCATTGTCCTTTACGTTTTTATACGGGGAAAGCGGGATAATTCCGCGCTTCTTTCAGGCTCTATTAAATACAGAAGAGGTTCCTTTTTCTCTTAAAGGCATCAGCGGAGTGATAGTGGTTCACACGTTTACGATGTATACCTACTTTTATCTGACGGCAACAGCAGCCATAAAAGAGCTGGACCCGTCATTAGAGGAGGCGGCAACCAGCCTAGGGGCTGGACGGATCAGGATTTGGAGAAAGGTTATTTTACCGATGCTTACTCCTGCGATGGTTGCTGCATCTTTGCTTGTTTTTATGATCTCGATGGCTTCCTACACAGCACCATTAATGTTTGGGGTCGAGAGAACGATGACGATGCAAATTTATCTCTCCCGTACCAATGGGAATCTGGATATGGCAGCGACTCAATCTACGATTCTATCGATTGTATCAATATCGTTTTTGATCATTATGAAATGGTATCAGGGCAGACGGAATTACCAAAATCAAAGCAAAGGGATCGGGGTGCACCGGACAGAGGTGCGTTCGAAGTGGATGAAATATTCGTCGATGGTTTTATCAACGATTGGCGTTATTATTTTGATTTTGCCAATTCTCGTGATTGTGCTGATTTCCTTCTCGGTTGATGGGGAGTGGACGGTGCAGATTATTCCGACCGCTTATACGCTCGACCATTATGTTGCCTTATTTACAGATGAGCGCACGTGGCGGCCAATCTGGAACAGTATTCAAATGAGCTTTGTCGCGACAATCGGAAACGTCATCTTTGGGGTAGCAGCAGCCTATGCGATGGTGCGGATGTCGTTTAAAGGTAAAACTCTCTTAGATGTACTAATCATGGTACCGTGGGCGCTTCCTGGAACGGTTGTAGCGGTTAACCTGATTGCTGCCTTTAGTGAACCAACTGTATTTAGTTTTAACCAAGTTTTAATCGGAACCTTCTGGATCCTGCCATTGGCTTATTTTGTCCGGCATCTGCCGCTCGTTTTCCGTTCAACCTCAGCCAGCCTGATGCAAATGGATCAGTCGATTGAGGAGGCGGCCCGCAGTCTGGGAGCGAGCTGGTGGTATACGTTTAGACGAGTTATTTTGCCAGTCACCGCGACCGGAATTTTAGCCGGGACGTTACTAGCGTTTGTGCAAGGAATCGGGGAGTTCGTTGCTTCCATCTTGATTTATGGTGTGACAACCATGCCGCTATCAGTCGCGATTTTTCAAAAATTGTATTCGTTTGACTTTGGAACAGCCTGCGCTTACGGTGTCCTCCAAATTGTCTTAATCATCATCGTTTTATTTATTTCGGAAAAAATCTCTGGCGGAAAAGCTGGAGCTGCGATGTAG
- a CDS encoding creatininase family protein, which produces MKASDIHGRDHEKFRTAKFAVLPLGSFEYHGPHSPYGTDCVLADGFAGQIDPAFGGLVYPTVPYTACPGKTTKYPGTITIRPSVIQEYVIDIVEGIIRGGISNIILLNAHDGNMGVSRTVAEYITSKYEDSRFLLINWWQMVEIEKAEELGLVGTKGRGHGGPYEMSAAKAFRPDLVQVDGADQEFKEAAPLSKLPYILVEGRPEAWDGYTGMIQQTSLELGEKIVKEATQNMNALIKNWLQADE; this is translated from the coding sequence ATGAAGGCAAGTGATATCCATGGAAGAGATCATGAAAAGTTCCGGACCGCCAAGTTTGCCGTGCTCCCGTTAGGCAGCTTTGAATACCATGGTCCCCATTCACCCTATGGAACCGATTGTGTCTTAGCGGATGGGTTTGCCGGTCAAATAGATCCTGCGTTCGGCGGGTTGGTGTATCCGACTGTGCCATATACAGCCTGTCCGGGAAAAACGACAAAATATCCCGGCACGATTACGATTCGGCCATCCGTTATTCAGGAGTATGTGATCGATATTGTAGAGGGGATTATCAGGGGCGGTATCTCGAACATTATTTTATTAAATGCCCATGACGGAAATATGGGAGTATCGCGAACCGTCGCCGAGTATATCACCTCAAAATACGAGGATTCTCGGTTTCTATTAATCAATTGGTGGCAAATGGTTGAGATTGAAAAGGCGGAGGAACTTGGCCTCGTTGGCACAAAGGGCAGGGGGCATGGCGGGCCCTACGAGATGTCCGCTGCGAAGGCATTTCGGCCAGATTTAGTTCAGGTTGACGGAGCCGATCAGGAATTTAAGGAGGCAGCACCACTTTCCAAGCTTCCTTATATTCTAGTAGAAGGAAGGCCAGAAGCTTGGGACGGCTATACAGGGATGATTCAGCAAACGTCTCTAGAGCTTGGCGAAAAAATAGTGAAGGAAGCCACTCAGAATATGAATGCATTAATAAAAAATTGGCTACAAGCAGACGAGTGA
- the argH gene encoding argininosuccinate lyase translates to MAPLRERLLEKEGTQFPSKTYTEMVLKPAFDEAKGNFVESMIQIHFAHLIMLVDVGLVSKTDARKIIAAIHHLKVQDIKESEYEAKFEDLFFKIEQLLIEDAGDIAGNLHIARSRNDMGIALYRMTLRKKILGLMESSLLLREALIEMTREHIDTVMIGYTHTQQAQPTTLAHYFNAMTDMLTRDMERLKAAYKTVNRSSMGSAALTTSGFAVNRQRVQELLGFEELIDNAWDAVSGADYIAETATAVQLSAINLGRSIQDFLLWGTQEFGAFLLATPYVQISSIMPQKRNPVSIEHMRALLSSVTGDAQTILLMLHNTPFGDIVDTEDDMQPYMWRALEKLGGIYRLLASVLITMEVDKQKLLERAQKSFANVTELADTIVRTDRLSFRQAHHIVSATVRELMEHKETELTALTLSILNKHAEKIVGHSLSLTEEQLKETLDPAHFVKIRSLEGGPSPDRMKQTIEKRLKDQKHLEAWLQEKRALLEKANQEVNTILKKWMEEDE, encoded by the coding sequence ATGGCACCACTCAGGGAACGACTTTTGGAAAAAGAGGGAACTCAATTTCCTTCCAAAACATACACAGAAATGGTATTAAAACCAGCGTTTGATGAAGCGAAAGGCAATTTTGTGGAGTCGATGATTCAAATCCATTTTGCTCATTTAATTATGCTGGTTGATGTTGGGCTTGTTTCAAAGACGGATGCCCGTAAAATTATCGCTGCGATTCATCATTTAAAAGTCCAGGATATTAAGGAAAGTGAATACGAAGCGAAATTCGAGGATTTATTTTTTAAAATTGAACAGCTGCTAATTGAAGACGCGGGCGATATTGCGGGGAATCTTCATATTGCGAGAAGCCGAAATGATATGGGGATTGCGCTCTACCGCATGACTTTACGCAAGAAAATTTTAGGATTGATGGAGTCTAGCCTGCTTCTGCGTGAGGCGTTAATTGAAATGACCCGTGAGCATATTGATACAGTTATGATCGGCTATACCCACACGCAGCAAGCACAGCCGACGACACTCGCACATTATTTTAATGCGATGACCGATATGCTGACGCGTGATATGGAGCGATTAAAAGCCGCTTATAAAACAGTGAACAGAAGCAGCATGGGCTCTGCTGCACTGACCACTTCCGGATTTGCGGTGAACCGTCAGCGCGTCCAGGAATTATTGGGATTTGAAGAATTAATTGATAATGCATGGGATGCGGTATCCGGTGCTGATTATATTGCTGAGACGGCTACAGCTGTACAATTGTCGGCGATTAATCTTGGGCGGTCGATTCAAGATTTTCTGTTGTGGGGCACACAGGAATTTGGCGCATTTTTACTGGCGACGCCTTACGTGCAAATCAGCTCGATCATGCCGCAAAAGCGGAATCCGGTTTCGATTGAGCATATGCGCGCATTGTTATCGAGTGTAACGGGTGATGCACAGACAATACTGTTAATGCTGCACAATACTCCGTTTGGCGATATTGTCGATACCGAGGATGACATGCAGCCATATATGTGGCGGGCGCTTGAGAAATTAGGCGGAATCTATCGCTTGCTTGCCAGCGTGTTGATCACGATGGAAGTCGATAAGCAGAAATTATTGGAGCGGGCGCAAAAGAGCTTTGCTAATGTAACGGAATTGGCTGATACGATTGTGCGCACTGACCGTTTATCCTTCCGCCAGGCACATCATATTGTGAGCGCAACGGTAAGGGAGCTTATGGAACATAAAGAGACCGAGTTAACTGCGTTAACCTTGTCGATTCTGAATAAGCATGCGGAAAAAATTGTAGGGCATTCGCTCAGTTTAACGGAGGAACAATTGAAGGAAACGCTCGATCCAGCTCACTTTGTAAAAATTCGTTCACTTGAAGGCGGTCCAAGTCCAGACCGGATGAAGCAAACGATTGAAAAGCGACTTAAGGACCAAAAACATTTAGAAGCGTGGTTACAGGAAAAACGCGCCCTCTTAGAAAAAGCGAATCAAGAGGTGAATACCATCTTGAAGAAGTGGATGGAAGAGGATGAGTAA
- a CDS encoding N-acetylglucosamine kinase has translation MLAIDGGGTKTIAVVTNEKGEIVATGRAGATNYQVVGEKQSQLALQAALQAAVDEVLAGQDEAEAVMADRETVAFDRAVFALAGIDTKRDETVVREIVASALAGLRVEVGEVIIENDCLSALLGATGNSPGVLLISGTGSIVFAHDGKGDFIRAGGWGHRVGDEGSGYWIGKEAIRSVLKMYDGRVKTESILAQMILEHFGFGHIEDLYNWVYSENYSVDDVSALSMVVEKAAEQGDQVSCSILDKAVTELEQLLYAVLDGGGNDVFRSAFSLVLQGGILQHNRYIREKILASLNTTHPRLQLITTHPEPIHNIIQRGLGC, from the coding sequence TTGCTTGCAATAGACGGAGGCGGTACGAAAACCATTGCCGTCGTGACAAATGAAAAGGGTGAAATAGTGGCTACTGGCCGGGCTGGGGCGACAAATTATCAGGTGGTTGGAGAAAAGCAGTCGCAGTTGGCGCTTCAGGCTGCGCTTCAGGCAGCGGTGGATGAGGTGCTGGCAGGGCAGGATGAAGCTGAGGCGGTTATGGCCGATCGGGAAACGGTAGCGTTTGACCGGGCCGTCTTTGCATTAGCCGGGATCGATACAAAACGGGATGAAACGGTTGTGAGAGAGATTGTGGCGTCTGCTTTGGCAGGATTACGGGTGGAAGTTGGAGAGGTTATCATTGAAAATGACTGTTTGTCTGCATTGCTTGGGGCAACAGGAAACTCACCAGGTGTGTTGTTGATCTCCGGAACTGGCTCGATCGTCTTTGCACATGACGGAAAGGGAGACTTTATCCGGGCTGGCGGCTGGGGCCATCGCGTCGGTGATGAAGGAAGCGGCTATTGGATTGGCAAGGAAGCGATCCGCTCAGTTCTGAAGATGTATGACGGACGAGTAAAAACGGAATCGATTTTGGCTCAGATGATTCTGGAGCACTTTGGTTTTGGGCACATCGAAGACCTTTATAACTGGGTATATAGTGAAAACTACTCCGTAGATGACGTCAGTGCCCTCTCTATGGTGGTTGAGAAAGCAGCGGAGCAAGGGGATCAGGTGAGCTGCTCAATCCTAGACAAAGCGGTAACCGAACTAGAACAATTGCTGTATGCGGTTTTGGACGGTGGCGGAAACGATGTCTTTCGCAGCGCCTTTTCGCTTGTCCTGCAGGGCGGAATCCTCCAGCACAACCGCTACATCCGCGAAAAAATCCTAGCCAGCCTAAACACAACCCATCCCCGCCTCCAGCTCATCACCACCCACCCCGAACCCATCCACAACATCATCCAGCGTGGGTTAGGGTGCTGA
- a CDS encoding Rrf2 family transcriptional regulator, which produces MKISSRFTVAVHILALISIQKNAVCTSEWIAQSVNTNPVVIRKILGKLKEAGFVQVHRGVGGAELLKPLAEITLLDVYHAVEVVGEGELFQFHEQPNPNCPVGANIQGVLELILLKAQAAMENVLQEISLEELVTVLNKKIG; this is translated from the coding sequence ATGAAAATCAGCAGTCGCTTTACGGTCGCTGTCCATATACTTGCTTTAATTAGCATTCAAAAAAATGCTGTATGTACGTCTGAGTGGATTGCGCAAAGTGTTAACACAAATCCAGTAGTGATCCGAAAGATTTTAGGAAAGCTAAAGGAGGCAGGCTTTGTTCAGGTTCACCGGGGAGTGGGCGGGGCTGAGCTGCTAAAACCTTTAGCGGAAATAACGCTCTTGGATGTATATCACGCGGTCGAAGTTGTAGGAGAGGGTGAACTCTTTCAATTTCATGAACAGCCCAACCCAAATTGCCCAGTTGGAGCCAATATTCAAGGGGTTCTTGAACTCATCCTATTGAAGGCCCAAGCAGCAATGGAGAATGTTTTACAAGAGATATCGTTGGAAGAATTGGTGACCGTTTTGAATAAAAAAATTGGATAA
- a CDS encoding NAD(P)-dependent oxidoreductase, translating into MKIGIIGASGKAGSLILKEAQARGHEVTAIVRNAAKVSDQNVNVLEKDIFDLKAEDLKGFDAVVNAFGAPPGKEELHVEAGRVLIEAMNGAPDTRLIVVGGAGSLYVDEAKTVQLIDTPEFPKEYYPTASNQAKNLEDLKNSSGIKWTFISPAAFFDPAGKRTGTYQKGGESFMVNQQGESYLSYADFAVAVLDEIENPQHINQRFTLVSEKA; encoded by the coding sequence ATGAAAATTGGAATTATCGGGGCATCGGGAAAAGCAGGAAGTCTAATTTTAAAAGAAGCTCAAGCAAGAGGTCACGAAGTAACAGCCATTGTCAGAAATGCGGCAAAGGTTTCTGATCAAAATGTAAATGTGCTAGAGAAAGATATTTTCGATCTAAAAGCAGAAGACTTAAAAGGATTTGACGCTGTCGTTAATGCATTTGGGGCTCCTCCTGGAAAAGAAGAACTTCATGTGGAAGCAGGAAGAGTTTTAATTGAAGCGATGAATGGAGCACCTGATACTCGTTTAATCGTAGTTGGCGGTGCAGGAAGTCTTTACGTAGACGAAGCTAAAACTGTTCAATTAATAGATACTCCTGAGTTTCCAAAAGAATACTATCCAACAGCTTCTAACCAAGCGAAAAATCTTGAGGACCTAAAAAATTCTAGCGGAATCAAATGGACCTTCATTAGTCCTGCTGCCTTTTTCGATCCGGCTGGAAAAAGAACAGGTACATACCAAAAAGGCGGAGAATCCTTTATGGTTAACCAGCAAGGCGAAAGCTATCTCAGCTACGCAGATTTCGCCGTTGCCGTCCTAGACGAAATCGAAAACCCGCAGCACATCAACCAACGCTTCACCCTTGTCTCAGAAAAAGCATAA
- a CDS encoding phospho-sugar mutase, translated as MSWEKEYEKWEQFKGLEVNLKTVLTSMTDKEKEDSFYKHLEFGTGGMRGELGPGTNRMNIYTVRRAAEGLAKYIVEQGEEAKQRGVAVAYDSRHQSPEFAVEVAKTIGKYGIKSYVFNNLRPTPELSFAVRYYGAYAGVVITASHNPPEYNGFKVYGEDGGQLPPEAADIIIRYMNQVTNELTVEVAEEKVLLEQGILHYIGAEVDQAYIEKLKTIQLNRELVSRVSKDLKIVFTPLHGTANQPVRDGLTAFGFENVTVVKEQEEPDPNFSTVQSPNPEEHAAFEIAIRYGKAADADLLLGTDPDADRLGVAVKNEDGEYVVLTGNQTGALMLYYLLSQKQEKGILPANGVVLKTIVTSEIGRAIAESFGLTTIDVLTGFKFIGEKIKEYQTTGEYSFQFGYEESYGYLIGDFVRDKDAVQSALFVAEVAAYYKAQGKTLYDGLLDIYQKYGFYREGLKSLTLKGKDGAEQIQGILESFRQAPPTSINGVSIVTIEDYHSSERVHPQTGENEKIYLPSSNVLKYYLEDGSWFCVRPSGTEPKCKFYFAVKGTSLKNSEERLNQLQAAVMEKVQELVKA; from the coding sequence ATGTCTTGGGAAAAAGAGTATGAAAAATGGGAGCAATTTAAAGGCTTAGAAGTGAATCTGAAAACAGTCTTAACTTCAATGACAGACAAAGAAAAAGAAGACAGCTTCTATAAACATCTAGAGTTTGGGACAGGCGGTATGCGCGGTGAACTTGGGCCTGGTACAAATCGGATGAACATATATACGGTGCGGCGCGCTGCGGAAGGGTTGGCAAAATATATTGTTGAACAGGGAGAAGAAGCGAAGCAGCGCGGTGTCGCTGTAGCCTATGATTCCCGCCATCAGTCCCCTGAGTTTGCCGTAGAGGTAGCAAAAACGATCGGTAAATATGGAATTAAATCTTATGTATTTAATAACTTGAGACCAACTCCTGAGCTTTCATTTGCTGTTCGCTATTACGGGGCCTATGCCGGCGTTGTCATTACCGCAAGCCATAACCCACCAGAATACAACGGATTTAAGGTATATGGAGAGGATGGCGGTCAGCTTCCTCCTGAGGCAGCAGATATCATTATTCGCTACATGAACCAGGTTACAAATGAGCTAACGGTTGAAGTAGCGGAAGAAAAAGTACTGCTAGAACAAGGAATTCTTCACTATATTGGTGCCGAAGTGGACCAAGCCTATATAGAAAAATTGAAAACGATTCAATTAAATCGGGAACTGGTCAGCCGCGTTAGTAAAGACCTGAAAATTGTCTTCACACCGCTTCACGGCACTGCCAATCAACCAGTCCGTGATGGATTGACGGCTTTTGGTTTTGAAAATGTAACAGTTGTGAAAGAACAAGAAGAACCAGACCCTAACTTTTCTACTGTCCAATCACCAAACCCTGAGGAGCATGCTGCATTTGAGATTGCAATTCGTTACGGAAAAGCAGCAGATGCCGATCTCCTGTTAGGAACTGATCCTGATGCGGACCGCCTAGGGGTTGCAGTGAAAAACGAAGATGGCGAATATGTTGTTTTAACTGGGAACCAAACCGGTGCCTTAATGCTCTATTATCTTTTATCACAAAAGCAAGAAAAAGGAATCCTCCCTGCAAACGGAGTGGTGTTAAAAACGATTGTTACCTCGGAAATTGGGCGTGCGATTGCCGAAAGCTTTGGGCTCACAACGATTGATGTGTTAACCGGATTTAAATTCATCGGCGAAAAAATTAAAGAGTACCAAACAACTGGTGAATACAGCTTCCAATTTGGTTATGAGGAAAGCTATGGGTATTTAATTGGCGATTTTGTCCGTGACAAAGATGCGGTCCAATCTGCTTTATTTGTAGCTGAAGTGGCGGCTTATTATAAAGCGCAGGGAAAAACCCTGTATGACGGGCTATTAGACATCTATCAAAAATATGGCTTTTACCGCGAAGGCTTAAAATCTTTAACTTTAAAAGGTAAAGATGGGGCCGAACAGATCCAGGGTATTCTCGAAAGCTTCCGCCAAGCTCCGCCGACTTCTATTAACGGAGTATCAATTGTAACAATCGAGGACTATCATTCTAGTGAGCGGGTTCATCCGCAAACAGGAGAAAATGAAAAAATCTATCTTCCAAGCTCAAACGTATTGAAATATTACTTAGAAGATGGCTCATGGTTCTGTGTTCGTCCATCTGGAACCGAGCCAAAGTGTAAGTTTTATTTTGCGGTTAAAGGAACGTCCCTCAAGAATAGTGAAGAGAGATTGAACCAGCTCCAAGCCGCCGTTATGGAGAAGGTGCAGGAATTAGTAAAAGCATAA
- a CDS encoding manganese-dependent inorganic pyrophosphatase, with the protein MSKVLVFGHKNPDTDTICSAIAYAELKNKLGVEAEPVRLGAISGETQYALDTFGVAVPRLVETVANEVSEVILVDHNERQQSASDIDQVRVLEVIDHHRIANFETSDPLYYRAEPVGCTATILLKLYKEKGVEIRKEIAGLMISAIISDSLLFKSPTCTDEDVAAAKELAAIAGVDAESYGLNMLKAGADLSDKTIKELISLDAKEFQMGNAKVEIAQVNAVDVNDVLSRQAEVESELRQVIAEKNLDLFFFVVTDILNNDSVGIALGDKASAVEEAFGVNLENNKSVLKGVVSRKKQIVPVLTDALSK; encoded by the coding sequence ATGAGTAAAGTATTAGTTTTTGGACATAAAAACCCTGATACAGATACAATCTGCTCTGCCATTGCATATGCAGAATTAAAAAATAAACTAGGGGTAGAGGCGGAACCAGTTCGGCTTGGAGCAATTAGTGGTGAAACACAATATGCCCTAGATACTTTTGGTGTAGCGGTACCTCGTTTAGTAGAAACGGTTGCAAACGAAGTAAGTGAGGTTATTTTAGTTGACCACAATGAGCGTCAGCAAAGCGCAAGCGACATTGACCAAGTCCGAGTGCTTGAAGTGATTGACCACCACAGAATCGCAAACTTTGAAACCAGTGATCCATTGTACTACCGCGCTGAACCAGTCGGATGTACAGCAACCATTTTATTAAAATTGTACAAGGAAAAAGGAGTAGAAATCCGCAAAGAAATCGCCGGATTAATGATATCTGCGATTATCTCCGACTCCTTATTGTTCAAGTCTCCAACCTGTACAGATGAAGATGTCGCAGCAGCCAAAGAATTAGCAGCGATTGCCGGAGTTGACGCAGAAAGCTATGGCCTAAACATGCTTAAAGCAGGAGCAGACTTAAGTGATAAAACCATCAAGGAACTTATTTCACTCGATGCAAAAGAGTTCCAAATGGGCAATGCGAAAGTCGAAATTGCGCAAGTGAACGCAGTTGACGTCAATGATGTTCTCTCTCGCCAAGCTGAAGTCGAAAGTGAACTCAGGCAGGTCATTGCTGAGAAAAACTTAGATCTATTCTTCTTCGTCGTTACCGATATTTTAAACAATGATTCTGTAGGTATCGCTTTAGGAGATAAAGCAAGTGCTGTTGAAGAAGCATTTGGTGTCAACCTTGAAAACAACAAATCCGTACTTAAAGGTGTCGTTTCCCGTAAAAAACAAATCGTCCCAGTCCTAACAGACGCCTTGTCAAAATAA